The following proteins come from a genomic window of Streptomyces liliiviolaceus:
- the cas5c gene encoding type I-C CRISPR-associated protein Cas5c: protein MTREQTRRRGERADRPLHVEVEAWGPLACFTRPELKVERVSYPTMTPSAARGVLEAIFWKPEMTYRVERIEQLKPVRWTRFRRNEVNNSIITKNAYESLRANNGYRYDVVEDRGQRVTVALSDVAYRIHATIHATDRCTAPLPKYRDQFDRRLARGACYEQPHFGCREFAAFFGPRGSAEEASVVTAADQAGIPPIDEVGLMLHHIEYLPKGKERYHWFRASLEHGVLHVPDRPLAPAEVSGMPGAEGRASAEEVA, encoded by the coding sequence ATGACCAGAGAGCAGACCCGGCGGCGCGGTGAGCGCGCGGACCGGCCGCTACACGTTGAGGTGGAGGCGTGGGGGCCGTTGGCGTGCTTCACCCGCCCGGAACTCAAGGTCGAACGTGTTTCCTATCCGACCATGACCCCCTCCGCGGCGAGGGGAGTGCTGGAGGCCATCTTCTGGAAGCCGGAGATGACCTACCGGGTCGAACGGATCGAGCAGCTCAAGCCGGTGAGGTGGACTCGTTTTCGACGCAACGAGGTCAACAACTCGATCATCACCAAGAACGCCTACGAGAGCCTGCGGGCCAACAACGGCTACCGCTACGACGTCGTCGAAGACCGCGGCCAGCGGGTCACCGTCGCCCTGAGCGACGTCGCCTACCGCATCCACGCGACCATCCACGCCACCGACCGGTGCACCGCGCCCCTGCCGAAGTACCGCGACCAGTTCGACCGCCGGCTCGCACGTGGTGCCTGCTACGAGCAGCCCCATTTCGGCTGCCGCGAGTTCGCAGCCTTCTTCGGGCCTCGTGGATCGGCGGAGGAGGCCAGCGTGGTCACGGCCGCCGACCAGGCGGGCATTCCGCCCATCGACGAGGTCGGGCTGATGCTCCACCACATCGAGTACCTCCCGAAGGGCAAAGAGCGCTACCACTGGTTCCGAGCCAGCCTCGAGCACGGCGTTCTCCACGTGCCCGACCGTCCACTCGCCCCCGCCGAGGTCAGTGGCATGCCTGGGGCCGAGGGCCGCGCCTCCGCGGAGGAGGTGGCCTGA
- a CDS encoding class I SAM-dependent RNA methyltransferase, producing the protein MQAEPKKTPAGSLVGQEYEVEVGPVAHGGHCVARTDAGQVLFVRHALPGERVLARVTDGEEDSRFLRADAVEIREASKDRVEAPCPYAGPGRCGGCDWQHAKPGAQRRLKGEVVAEQLKRLAGLTPEEAGWDGTVMPAEGDKLPPGEVPAWRTRVQYAVDEDGNAGLRRHRSHEVEPIEHCMIAAPGISELGIEKHDWSGMESVDAIAATGSQDRMVILEPKPGARLPLVELDRPASVMRVEEHDGGIHRVHGRAFVRERADGRTHRVGSGGFWQVHPQAADTLVKAVMQGLLPRKGDMALDLYCGVGLFAGALADRIGDKGAVLGIESGKRAVEDARHNLAAFDRVRIEQGKVEAVLPRTGITEVNLIVLDPPRSGAGKKTVQQLTSLGARKIAYVACDPAALARDLAYFKEGGYRVRTLRAFDLFPMTHHVECVAILEPAAKGS; encoded by the coding sequence ATGCAGGCAGAACCGAAGAAAACGCCGGCGGGGTCGCTCGTGGGGCAGGAGTACGAGGTAGAGGTCGGCCCCGTCGCGCACGGCGGGCACTGCGTCGCCCGCACCGACGCCGGCCAGGTCCTCTTCGTACGGCATGCGCTGCCCGGTGAGCGGGTGCTCGCGCGGGTGACGGACGGCGAGGAGGACTCGCGGTTCCTGCGCGCGGACGCGGTCGAGATCCGGGAGGCCTCCAAGGACCGGGTCGAGGCCCCGTGCCCCTACGCGGGACCTGGGCGCTGCGGCGGCTGCGACTGGCAGCACGCCAAGCCGGGTGCGCAGCGGCGGCTGAAGGGCGAGGTCGTCGCCGAGCAGCTGAAGCGGCTCGCGGGCCTGACCCCGGAGGAGGCCGGCTGGGACGGCACGGTGATGCCGGCCGAGGGCGACAAGCTGCCGCCCGGCGAGGTGCCCGCCTGGCGCACGCGCGTGCAGTACGCGGTCGACGAGGACGGCAACGCCGGTCTGCGCCGCCACCGTTCGCACGAGGTCGAGCCGATCGAGCACTGCATGATCGCCGCCCCCGGGATCTCCGAGCTGGGTATCGAGAAGCACGACTGGTCCGGCATGGAGTCCGTCGACGCGATCGCCGCGACGGGTTCGCAGGACCGCATGGTCATCCTCGAACCGAAGCCCGGCGCCCGGCTGCCGCTCGTCGAACTCGACAGGCCCGCCTCCGTGATGCGCGTCGAGGAGCACGACGGCGGCATCCACCGGGTGCACGGCCGCGCCTTCGTCCGCGAGCGCGCCGACGGCCGTACGCACCGGGTCGGCAGCGGCGGCTTCTGGCAGGTCCACCCTCAGGCTGCCGACACGCTGGTCAAGGCCGTGATGCAGGGCCTGCTGCCGCGCAAGGGCGACATGGCGCTCGACCTGTACTGCGGCGTCGGCCTCTTCGCCGGCGCGCTGGCCGACCGCATCGGCGACAAGGGCGCGGTGCTCGGCATCGAGTCCGGCAAGCGCGCGGTGGAGGACGCCCGGCACAACCTCGCCGCGTTCGACCGCGTCCGCATCGAACAGGGCAAGGTCGAGGCGGTCCTGCCGCGCACCGGCATCACCGAGGTCAACCTCATCGTCCTGGACCCGCCGCGCTCCGGCGCCGGCAAGAAGACGGTCCAGCAACTGACGTCACTGGGCGCCCGCAAGATCGCATACGTGGCCTGCGACCCGGCGGCGCTGGCCCGGGACCTGGCGTACTTCAAGGAGGGCGGATACCGGGTGCGGACGCTGCGGGCGTTCGATCTGTTTCCGATGACCCACCATGTGGAGTGCGTCGCGATCCTCGAACCGGCGGCTAAGGGCTCCTGA
- the cas8c gene encoding type I-C CRISPR-associated protein Cas8c/Csd1: MLLQSLVQQADSRQGDTPEYYLARRVMWQIDLSGTAIGNAEPLVIDLRQEQRKITAPYTGRSGSKPAPILFADTAQFALAHHGLVKGPDGEKVLSVNSAAVTKARTRHAAYRDLVTSWCNDHPHLPQAQTVAAWLNSHAPTAWPLEMDKDHLVAISVDGEWVHDLPEARSWWADKVKKAKSGKAGKANQGLCLVCGHVMPLLSTLPVPIKGIPNSGMNTQLVCLNQPAHFRAGTKQLGATPICVDCGTKSATALNMLLADPEHRAFADDCAIVWWTRDPGTDTAMWTLRDPRPEEVAQLVAGVRYPRRGRDALAVLDEDAFHALTLRVNTNRVIVADWITIPVPELKRRLGTWFADQQTWDGWNNTYTYWSVWRLALACARWDKRKNKYVDTTVPKHLQADLTKAALHGAAPPAHLLPVLLQRIRADHHLDRPRLALLRLALIRTTTRHKELCVPQLNPQSTEPGYVCGRIMAMLEAIQRKAMPKVNTTITDKYLSTAVVSPRAVLTRLRIGARPHLRTIARTSGPAAKAMDSRLRDAFDLLDTIPAHLSTEQQALFILGYDHQRAHSARAAAEAIKAREAGKELAAEQQADALPEASAEDADASDNTRW; encoded by the coding sequence GTGCTGCTGCAGAGCCTCGTCCAGCAAGCCGACAGCCGCCAGGGCGACACGCCCGAGTACTATCTCGCGCGCCGGGTCATGTGGCAGATCGATCTCTCTGGCACGGCTATCGGGAACGCCGAACCACTGGTCATCGACCTCCGTCAGGAACAGCGGAAGATCACCGCCCCGTACACCGGACGCTCGGGGTCCAAGCCGGCACCGATCCTGTTCGCCGACACCGCCCAGTTCGCGCTCGCCCATCACGGCCTGGTGAAAGGGCCGGACGGGGAGAAGGTCCTCTCGGTCAACTCTGCCGCCGTCACCAAGGCGAGGACCCGGCACGCCGCCTACCGTGACCTGGTCACTTCCTGGTGCAATGACCACCCCCACCTTCCTCAGGCGCAGACGGTGGCCGCATGGCTGAACAGCCACGCGCCGACCGCATGGCCGCTGGAGATGGACAAGGACCACCTTGTTGCCATCAGCGTGGACGGCGAGTGGGTCCACGACCTGCCGGAAGCCAGAAGCTGGTGGGCTGACAAGGTCAAGAAGGCGAAGAGCGGGAAGGCGGGCAAGGCGAACCAAGGGCTCTGCCTCGTGTGCGGACACGTCATGCCGTTGCTGTCCACGCTCCCGGTTCCCATCAAGGGCATCCCCAACTCCGGGATGAACACCCAGCTGGTCTGCCTCAACCAACCCGCCCACTTCCGGGCCGGCACCAAGCAGCTCGGTGCCACACCCATCTGCGTCGACTGCGGCACCAAGTCCGCTACCGCCCTCAACATGCTGCTCGCCGACCCCGAACACCGCGCCTTTGCCGACGACTGCGCCATCGTCTGGTGGACCCGTGACCCCGGCACCGACACAGCCATGTGGACCCTGCGCGACCCCCGACCCGAGGAAGTGGCCCAGCTCGTCGCCGGAGTGCGCTACCCCCGGCGGGGACGAGACGCGCTGGCAGTCCTCGACGAGGACGCCTTCCACGCCCTCACCCTGCGCGTGAACACCAACAGGGTCATCGTCGCCGACTGGATCACCATCCCCGTCCCCGAACTGAAACGGAGACTCGGGACCTGGTTCGCCGACCAGCAGACCTGGGACGGCTGGAACAACACCTACACCTACTGGTCGGTCTGGCGACTCGCCCTCGCCTGCGCCCGCTGGGACAAGCGCAAGAACAAGTACGTCGACACCACCGTCCCCAAGCACCTGCAGGCCGACCTCACCAAAGCCGCACTCCACGGAGCCGCCCCACCGGCCCATCTCCTGCCGGTCCTCCTGCAGCGCATCCGCGCCGACCACCACCTCGACCGACCCCGCCTCGCCCTGCTCCGCCTCGCCCTGATCCGTACGACCACTCGCCACAAGGAGCTCTGTGTGCCCCAGCTGAACCCCCAGTCGACCGAGCCCGGCTACGTATGCGGACGGATCATGGCCATGCTCGAAGCGATCCAGCGCAAGGCCATGCCCAAGGTCAACACCACCATCACCGACAAGTACTTGAGCACCGCGGTCGTCTCCCCCAGAGCCGTCCTCACTCGCCTCCGTATCGGAGCACGACCGCACCTGCGCACCATCGCCCGCACCAGTGGCCCTGCGGCCAAGGCCATGGACAGTCGGCTGCGGGACGCCTTCGACCTGCTCGACACCATCCCCGCCCACTTGAGCACCGAACAGCAGGCCCTGTTCATCCTCGGCTACGACCACCAGCGGGCTCACTCCGCACGCGCTGCGGCAGAAGCCATCAAAGCGCGGGAAGCTGGCAAGGAACTCGCCGCAGAACAGCAAGCGGACGCCCTCCCCGAAGCCTCCGCCGAGGACGCCGACGCTTCGGACAACACCCGCTGGTAA
- the cas7c gene encoding type I-C CRISPR-associated protein Cas7/Csd2 translates to MTDAHLDPTRKHDYVFLIDVKDGNPNGDPDAGGMPRTDPITGQGLVTDVALKRKIRNTVTLVHQGRPGFEMYVEQGVALNPQIQRAYVEGGAKEGETATAQEWMIRNFWDVRLFGAVMSVGDQKKHAGRARGPMQLTFSRSIDPITPLEAGITRVAPNKPEDLAKGKVTEMGNKHYVPYGLYRGHGFYSGALGAKAGITPEDLASYWQALTMMFDHDRASSRGEMAIRGLYVFSHDDAYGRAPAHKLFDLIRIKPLGHSEARSWDDYADRVTMDEDNVPAGVTLARLID, encoded by the coding sequence ATGACCGACGCGCACCTGGACCCCACCCGCAAGCACGACTACGTCTTCCTCATCGACGTCAAGGACGGCAACCCCAACGGCGACCCCGACGCCGGCGGCATGCCCCGCACCGACCCCATCACCGGCCAGGGCCTCGTCACCGACGTCGCTCTCAAGCGCAAGATCCGCAACACCGTGACTCTCGTCCACCAGGGCCGGCCCGGCTTCGAGATGTACGTAGAACAGGGCGTCGCCCTCAACCCGCAGATCCAGCGCGCCTACGTCGAAGGGGGCGCCAAGGAAGGCGAGACCGCCACCGCGCAGGAGTGGATGATCCGCAACTTCTGGGACGTGCGCCTGTTCGGAGCCGTCATGTCCGTGGGCGACCAGAAGAAGCACGCGGGAAGGGCCCGCGGGCCCATGCAGCTCACCTTCTCCCGCTCCATCGACCCGATCACTCCGCTCGAGGCCGGCATCACCCGTGTCGCCCCGAACAAGCCCGAGGACCTGGCCAAGGGCAAGGTCACCGAGATGGGCAACAAGCACTACGTCCCCTACGGGCTCTACCGCGGACACGGCTTCTACTCCGGAGCACTCGGCGCCAAGGCGGGAATCACCCCGGAAGACCTCGCCTCCTACTGGCAGGCCCTGACCATGATGTTCGACCACGACCGGGCATCCTCCCGCGGCGAAATGGCCATCCGCGGCCTGTACGTCTTCTCCCACGACGACGCCTACGGACGAGCCCCCGCCCACAAGCTCTTCGACCTGATCCGCATCAAACCACTCGGCCACAGCGAAGCACGCTCCTGGGACGACTACGCCGACCGGGTCACCATGGACGAAGACAACGTGCCCGCCGGGGTGACGCTGGCCCGGCTCATCGACTGA
- a CDS encoding APC family permease: MSKLTDVPKRILIGRALRSDRLGETLLPKRIALPVFASDPLSSVAYAPGEVLLVLSIAGVSAYHFSPWIAVAVVVLMFTVVASYRQNVHAYPSGGGDYEVANTNLGPKAGLTVASALLVDYVLTVAVSIASGIENLGSAIPFVVEHKVLCAIAVIVLLTLMNLRGVKESGKLFAIPTYVFVTGVFLMIAWGAFRGLVLGDTMKAPTADFTIKAEHQGLAGFALVFLLLRAFSSGCAALTGVEAISNGVPAFRKPKSRNAATTLAAMGLLAVTMFCGIIALAMATNVRMAERPAHDLLENGVAVGSDYVQNPVISQVAEAVFGSGSFLFIVLAAATALVLFLAANTAYNGFPLLGSILAQDRYLPRQLHTRGDRLAFSNGIVLLAGAAILLIWIYGADSTRLIQLYIVGVFVSFTLSQTGMVRHWNRHLATEKDQAKRRHMVRSRAINAFGAFFTGLVLVVVLGTKFTHGAWVALLGMVIFYATMSAIRKHYDRVAEEIAAPEGPSDDSLRPSRVHSVVLISKIHRPALRALGYAKLMRSDTLEALSVNVDPAETKALRDEWERRGFTVPLKILDSPYREITRPVIEYVKGLRRESPRDVVSVIIPEYVVGHWYEHLLHNQSALRLKGRLLFTPGVMVTSVPYQLESSEVAKKRARRRSEWTAPGSVRRGPAEHRPKEPSGSSGSSGPKR, from the coding sequence GTGTCCAAACTGACCGACGTGCCCAAACGGATCCTGATCGGGCGCGCACTGCGCAGTGATCGGCTCGGAGAAACTCTCCTGCCGAAGCGCATCGCACTCCCCGTTTTCGCTTCCGACCCGCTCTCCTCCGTGGCGTACGCGCCGGGAGAAGTGCTGCTCGTCCTGTCCATCGCGGGCGTGTCGGCCTATCACTTCAGCCCCTGGATCGCCGTCGCGGTCGTCGTGCTGATGTTCACCGTCGTGGCCTCCTACCGGCAGAACGTGCACGCCTACCCCAGCGGCGGCGGCGACTACGAGGTGGCCAACACCAACCTCGGCCCCAAGGCCGGTCTCACCGTCGCCAGCGCGCTGCTCGTCGACTACGTGCTCACCGTCGCCGTGTCGATCGCCTCGGGCATCGAGAACCTCGGCTCGGCCATCCCGTTCGTCGTCGAGCACAAGGTCCTGTGCGCGATCGCCGTCATCGTGCTGCTCACGCTGATGAACCTGCGCGGGGTCAAGGAGTCGGGCAAGCTCTTCGCGATCCCGACGTACGTCTTCGTGACCGGTGTCTTCCTGATGATCGCGTGGGGTGCGTTCCGCGGACTCGTCCTCGGCGACACCATGAAGGCACCGACCGCCGACTTCACGATCAAGGCCGAGCACCAAGGGCTCGCGGGCTTCGCCCTCGTCTTCCTGCTGCTGCGCGCCTTCTCCTCCGGCTGTGCGGCGCTCACAGGCGTCGAGGCGATCAGCAACGGCGTCCCGGCCTTCCGCAAGCCCAAGTCCAGGAACGCGGCGACCACCCTCGCCGCGATGGGCCTGCTGGCCGTCACCATGTTCTGCGGCATCATCGCCCTCGCCATGGCGACCAACGTCCGCATGGCCGAGCGCCCGGCGCACGACCTGCTGGAGAACGGGGTCGCGGTCGGCTCGGACTACGTCCAGAACCCGGTGATCTCCCAGGTCGCCGAGGCCGTGTTCGGCAGCGGCAGCTTCCTGTTCATCGTGCTCGCCGCGGCCACCGCGCTCGTACTCTTCCTGGCCGCGAACACCGCGTACAACGGCTTCCCGCTGCTCGGCTCGATCCTCGCCCAGGACCGCTATCTGCCGCGGCAGCTGCACACCCGCGGCGACCGGCTCGCCTTCTCGAACGGCATCGTGCTGCTGGCCGGCGCGGCCATCCTGCTGATCTGGATCTACGGCGCCGACTCGACCCGCCTCATCCAGCTCTACATCGTCGGCGTGTTCGTGTCCTTCACGCTGAGCCAGACCGGCATGGTCCGGCACTGGAACCGCCACCTGGCCACCGAGAAGGACCAGGCCAAGCGCCGCCACATGGTCCGCTCCCGGGCCATCAACGCGTTCGGCGCCTTCTTCACCGGCCTGGTCCTGGTCGTCGTCCTCGGCACCAAGTTCACGCACGGCGCCTGGGTCGCCCTGCTCGGCATGGTCATCTTCTACGCGACGATGTCCGCGATCCGGAAGCACTACGACCGGGTGGCCGAGGAGATCGCCGCGCCCGAGGGCCCGTCCGACGACAGCCTGCGTCCCTCGCGCGTCCACTCCGTCGTCCTGATCTCCAAGATCCACCGACCGGCGCTGCGGGCCCTCGGCTACGCCAAGCTGATGCGCTCCGACACCCTGGAGGCGCTCAGCGTCAACGTCGACCCGGCCGAGACGAAGGCCCTGCGCGACGAGTGGGAGCGACGTGGATTCACCGTCCCGCTGAAGATCCTCGACTCGCCGTACCGCGAGATCACCCGACCGGTCATCGAGTACGTGAAGGGGCTGCGCCGGGAGTCCCCGCGCGACGTGGTGTCGGTGATCATCCCCGAGTACGTGGTCGGCCACTGGTACGAGCACCTGCTGCACAACCAGAGCGCGCTGCGGCTCAAGGGCCGGCTGCTGTTCACGCCGGGCGTGATGGTGACGTCCGTGCCGTACCAGCTGGAGTCCTCCGAGGTGGCCAAGAAGCGGGCCCGCAGGCGTTCGGAGTGGACCGCTCCGGGCTCGGTGCGGCGCGGTCCGGCGGAGCACCGGCCGAAGGAGCCGTCGGGGTCGTCGGGGTCGTCGGGGCCCAAGCGCTGA
- a CDS encoding trypco2 family protein → MIGLKEAIQATYDELTAAADGGAHNPLRFQYSSIELEMTIAMSDSRERQGGLKVWVLDGFRKRIRGKTSTHTVRVTIEPHTSAGGEVAYTVHE, encoded by the coding sequence GTGATCGGTCTGAAGGAAGCCATCCAGGCCACGTATGACGAGCTGACGGCTGCGGCAGACGGGGGCGCCCATAACCCCCTGCGCTTTCAGTACAGCAGCATCGAGCTGGAGATGACCATCGCTATGAGCGACTCACGAGAGCGCCAGGGAGGACTGAAGGTCTGGGTCTTGGACGGCTTCCGGAAACGGATTCGCGGCAAGACCTCTACGCACACGGTCCGGGTCACCATCGAGCCGCACACCTCCGCCGGGGGAGAAGTCGCCTACACGGTGCACGAGTGA
- a CDS encoding CRISPR-associated endonuclease Cas3'', with translation MPVPEGRLVAHSPGHQGAWHWYEDHARGTGELARRFAEPWGGGDLAYRLGRDHDTGKGACAWQEGLIEEVTSGRKTRRPPHNDAGALLFARAAEQFPALLPCAGVIEGHHAGLSAWSEVRLRLKALMADSSEADEAIHRVAAVMPEILDGSCSAAPDWLDPRDKIAVEMLVRMTYSVVVDADRLDTAAHFRPGTHIRPHVGMPELWERYEDRRQEALAERQRSKGASWLDKLRENVYQEALEAAAGKPGVYRLHLPTGAGKTFTGGGFALRHASLHGLRRVIVAVPFISITEQNAAEYRSLLDPEQGPPVVLEHHSAVNVEAPQQRAPQSAGPSMNMRHGQKGGQPNRWAKLATENWDAPFIVTTTVRLIETIFGSTPWATRRLHRLANSVIVLDEVQALPDRLLTPILSGLRELVEHYGVTLVLSSATQPELAALNPWRSGLPQRDVVADPAPLFKQLRRVRYEWRTGPEVTLASIAAEAAEYDQALVVVNGTKDANQVHRTWLSTNRDEDPGVVHLSTRMTGGHRRETIQATKQRLERGMDTLLVATSLIEAGVNLDFPRGYRARSTPESEQQAAGRVNREGKRPAKDSVMTIFDPRDGLNPEMVYNTCAIAAAFRRFGDGLADPDDLDVLRSYYQHRYRLQAGQHSKDPNGATGEVIEALRAKLHYPEVAHRMRIIDNEHSVAVVAIRPHLEEETRQAAQKAVDQLRSDLPTPATYRTLQEHMASIPERELGLAIDAGHAIEIAGDLHHWVGPYHPQRGIEPPA, from the coding sequence ATGCCGGTTCCGGAAGGCAGGCTCGTGGCTCACTCGCCGGGCCACCAAGGGGCATGGCACTGGTACGAAGACCACGCCCGCGGTACGGGCGAGCTGGCCCGTCGGTTCGCAGAGCCGTGGGGAGGCGGTGACCTTGCCTACCGGCTCGGACGCGACCACGACACGGGCAAAGGGGCCTGTGCCTGGCAGGAGGGGCTGATCGAGGAGGTAACCTCCGGCCGCAAGACCAGACGGCCCCCGCACAACGACGCCGGAGCCCTCCTGTTCGCTCGGGCGGCCGAGCAGTTCCCCGCTCTGCTGCCCTGCGCCGGTGTGATCGAGGGACACCACGCCGGTCTGTCCGCGTGGTCGGAAGTCCGCCTCCGGCTGAAGGCCCTGATGGCCGACTCCAGCGAGGCGGACGAAGCCATCCACCGAGTCGCCGCGGTCATGCCGGAAATCCTGGACGGCTCATGCTCGGCCGCCCCGGACTGGCTCGACCCACGTGACAAGATCGCTGTGGAGATGTTGGTCCGCATGACCTACTCGGTCGTGGTCGACGCCGACCGGCTTGACACCGCCGCCCACTTCAGACCCGGCACGCACATCCGGCCGCACGTCGGGATGCCAGAACTGTGGGAGCGGTACGAGGACCGCCGCCAAGAGGCCCTCGCCGAACGCCAGCGCTCCAAGGGTGCCTCCTGGCTGGACAAGCTCCGCGAGAACGTCTACCAGGAGGCACTTGAAGCCGCTGCCGGCAAGCCGGGCGTGTACCGGCTGCACCTTCCGACCGGCGCCGGAAAGACGTTCACCGGCGGAGGCTTCGCCCTACGCCATGCCTCCCTGCACGGACTGCGGCGCGTCATTGTCGCGGTCCCGTTCATCTCGATCACCGAGCAGAACGCAGCGGAGTACCGAAGCCTCCTGGACCCGGAGCAAGGACCGCCGGTGGTGTTGGAACACCACTCAGCCGTGAACGTCGAAGCTCCGCAGCAACGCGCGCCGCAGTCCGCCGGCCCCTCGATGAACATGCGCCACGGCCAGAAAGGGGGTCAGCCCAACCGGTGGGCGAAACTGGCCACCGAGAACTGGGACGCCCCCTTCATCGTCACCACCACCGTCCGCCTGATCGAAACGATCTTCGGAAGCACCCCCTGGGCCACCCGCCGACTCCACCGGCTCGCCAACTCCGTGATCGTCCTCGACGAGGTCCAGGCTCTCCCCGACAGGCTCCTGACCCCGATCCTCTCGGGCCTACGGGAACTCGTGGAGCACTACGGCGTCACCCTCGTACTGTCATCGGCGACCCAGCCGGAACTCGCCGCACTGAACCCCTGGCGCTCCGGCCTTCCGCAACGTGACGTCGTCGCCGACCCCGCACCCCTCTTCAAGCAGCTGCGCCGCGTCAGATACGAGTGGCGGACCGGCCCGGAAGTGACCCTCGCAAGCATCGCCGCCGAGGCGGCCGAGTACGACCAAGCCCTCGTCGTGGTCAACGGGACCAAGGACGCCAACCAGGTCCACCGCACCTGGCTCAGCACGAACCGCGACGAGGACCCAGGCGTCGTACACCTGTCGACCCGCATGACCGGCGGCCACCGCCGAGAAACCATCCAGGCGACGAAACAACGCCTGGAGCGGGGCATGGACACCCTCCTCGTGGCCACCTCGCTCATCGAAGCCGGCGTCAACCTCGACTTCCCCCGCGGATACCGCGCCAGATCAACACCAGAGTCCGAACAGCAGGCCGCCGGACGGGTCAACCGCGAGGGCAAACGCCCCGCGAAGGACAGCGTCATGACCATCTTCGATCCCCGGGACGGCCTCAACCCGGAGATGGTCTACAACACGTGCGCCATCGCAGCAGCGTTCCGCCGCTTCGGCGACGGGCTGGCCGACCCCGACGATCTGGACGTCCTCCGCTCGTACTACCAGCACCGCTACCGCCTCCAGGCAGGACAACACTCCAAGGACCCCAACGGAGCCACCGGAGAAGTCATCGAAGCGCTGCGAGCAAAGCTGCACTATCCAGAGGTCGCGCACAGAATGCGAATCATCGACAACGAACACTCCGTCGCCGTGGTCGCCATCCGCCCTCACCTCGAAGAAGAAACCCGACAGGCCGCCCAGAAGGCCGTCGACCAGCTCCGCAGCGACCTACCAACGCCAGCGACCTACCGCACCCTGCAGGAACACATGGCATCCATCCCCGAGCGGGAATTGGGACTGGCGATCGACGCCGGCCACGCAATCGAAATCGCCGGTGACCTGCACCACTGGGTCGGCCCCTACCACCCGCAACGGGGCATCGAACCTCCTGCATAA